The Microcoleus sp. bin38.metabat.b11b12b14.051 genomic interval AAAACGAACTGTGTTAAGATACAAGTTGAATATGTAGCTTCCCGACAAAAATCTACACGTATCTTGGCGAGACTGTTCTTGGCGAAACTGCGGTAAGAAGTAAGAGCTGGGAAGTGGTAATTACACAAGATTTAAACAATTCAAGAGGTATTATGAGCCAGCAGGTTATACAGCCGATGGTTAAGTTCCAGCGTCAGGTGCATTCTCTCGTCACGTCTGACATTATCAAGCCGACAGACAGCATTTGGAAAATAGCTCTGCTTTACGGCGACGAATGGCCTTACTGGAAACAGCAACTCCTAGAGTTTGATTTTTCTATGCAAGACCCCGTAAGCGAGTTGATAGCTGTAGAAGCTTGGGACGAGGAATAACAGAAGAAACTCAGGACTTGGGTATGGGGAAGAAATGACTCGGGCGATCGGTTCGCCTCTAATAATTAATTCATTGGAAAAAGCTGGACAACAAGCACATATGGTGCGAAAGTTTTCCTATGGCTAAATATGTGAAACCCAATGAAGCAGCTAACACTCTGGGAGTTTGCCTGCGAACCCTCAGACGATGGGAAGCAAACGGCAATATCTCCACCGTCAAAACGCCGTCAGGTCAAAGACGGTACGACATCGAAAAGTTCATCAAAAAGGAATCAGAGCCAGACTCTAGACGCGCCACTGTTGTCTATGCTCGCGTCTCTACCAGGCCACAAAAGGCAGACCTTGATCGACAAGTTGAACGACTATCAACGCTCTACCCAGGCGCTGAAGTCGTTAAGGAAGTGGGAGGAGGACTCAATCTTAGGAGGAAAGGACTCATCAATATTTTGGGACGAGTTCTGCGAGGTGATATCGCAATTATTGTGGTTGCCCACAAAGACCGACTGGCAAGATTCGGATTCGACATTATCGAATGGCTCTGTGAGCAATTTGACTGCAAAATCGTGGTTCTCAACCAAATCAGTCTCTCTCCACACGCCGAACTCGTTCAAGATATCGTCGCAATCCTCCACAGTTTTTCAAGCCGACTTTACTCCATTAGAAGACTTGAAAACCAAATCAAGCAGGAGTTACAAGTCGAATCCAAGGCACAAGAAGGAGAAGAAGTCGCCCAACAAAACACTTAAGATTCGGGTTGATCCTGAGTTAGTGCTGCACCAAAAATGGAAGTCTTGGCTATCAGCATCGCGTTACTGCTACAACAAGGCTATTGCAGCCTTGAAAGCAGGCGAAAAAATAACCAGTGCTTATTCTTTGAGGGACTACGTGTTAGGACTGGACTTACCTGATTGGGTTAAGTCTGCACCGTCTCACCCAAAAGAAAATGCTATTTTTGACGCTTGGGATGCCTGGAAACAAGCCAAGTTTGTAAAAGGAGAGGCAAATTTTAGGAGTTGCCGTCAACCCTCGCAATCAATCAAATTCCACAAGGTTAATTTCAACGGCGAGACTTGGTTCCCATCCTTAGTTAAAGGGCTTAGCTTTAGAAGTACAGAGCCAATTCAAAAGACCGAGTTTGCGACCCAACTTATTAGAGACAAAAAGCGATGGTTCGCTTGTATCCCAGTAACAGAAGAGGTGAGGACGAAGGAACTGGATAAGGTAATTGCACTTGACCCTGGCGTTAGAACCTTTTTGACTGGCTACGACGGCGACTCATTTCAAGAATTTGGCAAGGCAGACATTGGACGCATTCAAAGATTGTGTTCTCACCTTGACAAACTAATGGGACCTGTGTCAAAAGCTAGTAGAAAGCAGAAACGCCGGATGCTAGAAGCGGCAAGCAAGCTGAGAATCAGGATTCGTGACTTGGTTGACGAGTGCCACAAGCAGGTAGTTAATTACCTGACAAGTCAATACAAAGTCATATTGCTGCCTACATTTGAAACATCACAAATGGTTGTTAAATCAAAGCGCAAGTTACGCACCAAGACTGCTAGGCAGATGCTCACTTGGGGGCATTATCGTTTTGAATGCCACCTCAAGCAATCAGCTAAAAAACGGGGTGTTGTTGTTATTGACGTTAACGAATCCTACACTAGCAAAACTTGCACCAAATGCGGACACAAACATTCAAAGCTTGGTGGTTCAAAAACATTTAAATGCCCCAACTGCGGTCACGAACATGACCGAGATTGGGGCGGCGCTCGAAACATTATGATTCGAGCTTTGAGGGACGGCTACGAGAGCTCTCTCTATCAATAGTGAGAGTATTGCTATCGCGTATGCCCTGTTTGTTCAGGGTTGTACAGCGTAACACCGTCAGGCTCTTATTGTCTAAATAGATTTTCGGTTGCTAAGTTTTTCTCTCTTCCTCGTTCCCGCAGAACCTGTTCCGAGTGACTTTTGACAAAGGAATGCAGACTTTTTCCTTCTGACTAACGATATCAATTGCGTTAGCATCGGAATTATTCATCTCTCTGTTCTCTCGCTCTGCGTCAAGGGTGTCAAGAGCGGTCAAATCATGCCGATACAACGGGAATTGATATGATTAATAGACAAGATTGCAGAAGTCACCGATCGCTCCTGCAACAGCAGATATTAGGCAGATGCAACCGACGATGCAACGCAGATGATTTCAGGGTATTTTGCGATTGTTGCAATTAAAGTCTAATGACCGATGACTTCTGTTAAAGACAATCTGCTAAAGCTCTAGCTAATTGTTTAGCGGTTTGAAAGCGATCCCCAGGCTTAGTTGCGGTGGTTCGCAAAATGGTATCGCGCAGTTTCGGGGCGATCGTCGGAATATTTTCGAGCTTAAACCCGTAACCTCGAGCAATTTTGCCGTAAAACTTTTGAGGGCTTTGGCCCGTCAGCAAAAAAATCAAAGTAGGCCCAATAGCATATAAATCGGACTGAGGGAGAGGCTGTCCTCGGTCTTGTTCTGGGGCGGTGTAACCTTCGACGCCGATGCGAGTGCCCGGAGGAGTGCCGATTTCTTTAACGGCGCCAAAATCCAGCACTGTAATGCTATTGTCACGGTGGCGCACCAGCAAATTAGCAGGTTTAATATCTCGGTGGACGATCGGGGGTTTTTGAGAGTGAATGTAGTCCAAAACCTCACAGGTTTGGATCGTCCACTCTATTGCTTGCTGGGGACTAACAGGGCCGCGGTTGTAGATGCGTTTTTCTAAATCCTCGCCGTGAAGCATTTCCATTACCAAGTATTTTTTGCCGCCTTCGACAAAAAAGTCAAAAAATTGAGGAATTCCCGGATGGTGGAGCGCCTTGAGAGTTTTAGCTTCACGTTCAAACAGTTCTTGAGCTTTGACTATTTGAGCCATGTCAGCATTCATTTCCTTAAGAACTACCAGAGATGCTGCGGGGGAACTTCCCGGTTGTTGAGCTTTTGCTTTCTCTCGATCCCAGGCTAAAGTCGTTGTCCCCATACCGCCTTGGCCTAAAGTTCGCAGGACTTGGTAGTTGCGGACAGCGCGATCGACTTTAATCGGTTCTCCACAGTGGATGCAGAATAAATTCGCCGGCGGGTTTCCCGCGTGGGTACACCTCTGGGCGGCAAGATTCAGAGTAGGGTTTGCCGCAATTTTGCCGCCGAGTTCAATAGTCATAGATTGGAAATGCAGAATCGGGCCGCCCCGCGCCAACTGGATGAGCGCACCGTCGGAAATCCACCCCTGCGACACGAGAATACCGTTAACAAAAGTGCCATTTGTCCCGGAATTAACTAAGTACCACTGAGGGTCAGCGCCACTTTTAACTCTTTGTAATTCCACGTGCTGCCGCGACACTAGAGCATTGGGAATCACAACTTGATTTTCCGGAGAGCGGCCGATGCGTACAATCGACTCGCTCTCGAAACTCCACTGTTGCAGGGGAGTATTTTTTTCTGGATCTAAAAGAGTCAGCAGCATTTTCGATTCATGTGGTTGAATTCCCAGATTTTGGATTGATAGTTGGCGGGAATTTACAAATTTTGGGGGCGATATTGGAAAAATTAGCAATTAAAACAGGACTGGCGCATCAATGCAAAGCAACTGGGTTTTTGAGCAATTATTCAGCTTTTGGGCAAATATTTTGGCCGCCAAACCCGGTCTCTAACTACCCGCGGGCAATTCTAAAAATACTTGTTAGCTTCAGACCTTGGTTTCACAAGAACTTTATAATATCCTGATTCTGATTAAAGATTCCATAAATTAAGTCATAAATAGTTTTTGGCAATTATCCAGTATATTTGTCAGCCGTCGATCGGGCATCAAAAACACAGTCGCTCGATTTAACACTTGTCACTACAAAAAGTACGCAAATCATCCTCAAGTTGGAGGTGGATTTGCCGTAGCAGCCGGTTGTGATTGAGGCGCTACCTCTATCCTATGTATGGCGGACACTTCCCGCTGCGATCGCGCGGTTGGGGAAATTAGGGCGATCGAGTATTGTCTAAAACCGCTTTCGGATCAGCCCGTTAGATGGCTAACTTCAATTTTAGTGTACTTTTTTGTGATTGCACGAAGTGTTGCTGTCAGTAAAAGCTGTTTCTAGCTTTGATGAATCCACGGACGTTAGAGCCAGCTTTTCCTGCTGATTCCCCAATAAATTCTCAAAATTAAAGCTACCGATCAATCGTGTGCCCCAACAGCTTTTGTGCGATCGTATTGGGGCTGCAATCAGTTTTTGAGAAATCTATCGGCAGCTATTTCAATACCCGATCGCTAATCGCAGAGCGAGCAGTCGCGGGCGAAAAGCCCAGCCTTTGCCAAAGCTGGCAGCAGGGAAATTCTAAAATCGAAATGGGCCTACCTGCGCGCGAATAATAATGGCGGTGATATTGTCGTGACCGTTGCGTTTGTTGGCTAATTCAATCAACTCGGCAACTCCGCGATCGAGATCGGCTTGGGGATTGAAGAGGGGTTCGAGAGTGGACTGCCAGTGAGTTTCCAACAAATCGTTATCTGTCAGGCCGTCGGAAGCCAAAATCAATAAAGTATCTTCGCACAAGTCTAAAAACTGCACGTCTGGCTTGAGAAAATTACTGTCTCGCGGGCCGATGGCTTGAGTTAGTTGATAGGCGTCGGGGCGGGAATAAGCGGTTTCCGGGTCAACCCCGCGCTTAATTTCGCGCTGACCTACTTCGTGGTCTGAGGTGATTTTTTCTAGGGGTTGTCCCTTTCTGAGTCGGTAGAGGCGACTGTCGCCGACGTGAGCAACGGCGAATTTGGTGTCTTGAACTAAGACTGTGACTAGAGTGGTACCCATGCGGCCGCTGCCGGAGCGCCCGTCTTTTTGATTGATTTCAAAAATGGCTTTGTTGGCTAGGAGCACTCCTTGACGGATGGTCTCTGCCTGGGGCAGTTGATTTTCCCAACTGGTTTGAAAGAATTCTCTGAGGGTTTCAGCGGCTAATTGACTGGCTACTTCTCCGCTGTCGTGTCCGCCCATGCCGTCGCAGAGAATGTAAAGTCCTTTGGTTTGAAAGATGCGACCGAAGGAGGTTTCGAGTTTGTTGAGCTGAGTCCCGATGCTGAAAAAGTCTTCGTTGTGGTCGCGGGTGCGGCCGACATCGGTGAGGCCTGCTTCTTGTAAGCTGTAAATCTGGACGGGCATCGGCTGGGTTAAGACCTCGCCAACAACTTCAGAGGGGGAGGGGGAGGGACTCTGGTAAAGCTCGCTCTCTGGGGTTGAGGTTGGTGCAGGTGCGGGTTGGAGTTCGAGGGGAACGGTTTCTAGGCGCGATCGCAATTCTTCAATGGTATTAATCTCGCCCCTGTACATTTGTTGCAGCAGTTCTAGCAAAGCGCCAAACTGAGTGCGATCGGACTGGTTAAATATTGCCTGCCACAGTTGCCCCAAATCTATCAGTTGCAAGTTTGAGCCTGGGGGTTCGGGATAGAGGTATTGCAGCCGCACAGAGGCAAAGGAAAACGAAGAGTCGGGGTTGACCCGCAAATTTGTCAGTTCCAACAAGCTTTGACGGCAGTGCCAGGGTTCTAGGGCGGCCCAGAGTTCGGTCATTTCGTGCAGCCAGTACACAATTTGCTGGGTGGAAGTTTCCGGTTGGCTCCAGCGTTCCACCAGCAGCGGCGACTGCGAGCAGTCTTCTAGTAACAGCACTGCTTGTTGGTCGTCCGACCAGCTATCGTGAATGACTGGCAGGTTGTGAGAAAATTGCCACCGGAGTGCCAGATAAGGTTCTGCTGTGCCTTGGCAAAGCTCTGCTAGGGCCCAGTTGGTCGAGTTTTCTCCGGCTTTAAGGGGGGTGGTGTAGGGGGAGGTGCGTTTGGCGACGCTGGCAGAGTTGGCTGCTAGCATGGCTTTGAGCGGTGACATTTGCAGGGGCTGACAGTCCAATACTGTTACTGCTACGGTGTCTGAAGGTTTTCTGGGGGGCAGGGTTTCTAGCAGTTGGTAGCGCTGCTGGCTGTCTAAATAGGTTCCTGCTGGCTGGGCAGAAATTAAATATTCGGCATTGGGGGCTGGGATTTGGGGGGATTGGGCCACTGCGCCCTCGGGGCTATTGGTTGGTTCCTGAGTTGGTTCGGGCCCTGGTGAGGTTGTGAAAGTGTTCTGAGATGGGGTTATTTCGCCCTGTGGTTCTGTAGTAGAGATTTTTTGGTTTGTTTGAAAGGATGTTGGTGCGATCGCCCCCACGGCGATTTCGGAGTCGGTTTTGGCAGTAACTTCGGCGGTATCGGGCCCTGGTGCGGTGGCTGCGCCGTCGGTGATTTGTGTGGAAATCGCGTCTATTGGTTCTCGGGAGTCTGTGGCTGGTGGGGTTTGAGGAACTGTGTCTGGTTTTTGTGCAAGCTCGGGTGGGCGTGGGGTTTGCTCGTCTGGCTCAACTGCTGAAAAGCTCGATCGACCGCGGATAATCGCCCGCCACACTTGACCAGTTGCGACTCCGCAATTTTGACATTCTTTGGCGCTAACAGCGACTTGGGCGTCGCATTGGGGGCAAGGTTTGTAAATTAGGGAATTTCCGCATTGTTGGCAAAACTTGTTTTGATCGGGATTTTCAAATTGACAGCGGGGACAGAGGAGCATAGGGGTTTTAAATTGGAGATGTGCGATCGAGTGAAAGCGGTGGGGGAGTTTGGGGTTTTGGAATGGTGAGTTATGAGCTAGGAGTTTTGGGCGTGACTCGCAACTCATAACTTTCATTGCCCTAGCCTTATTTTATCGGCATCAATTCAGAACTAAGATATTTCTTAGAACTGAGATGTGGCATCGCTGTCAGGAATAGGGCCTGGGAGGGGAAACAGGGCAGAAAGCCTGTTACACAAAATGGTGCAATATCTGAGTTAGAAGGGATTTTCTGTAGAATCTTCTTGGAAAATGGTCTCTCGGGCGATCGACACAATGGTAGAAAGGGGTACTTCACAAAAATATTTCCGCCGGAATTGTTCTTCGGAGACTGCGGCTAGGAATTGCGCCCCGTAACGGGTGGCTTGGGGAGAATTTGCGGGTGAAAATTGGATGGATTGGCTATCTAATAAGGATTTGGGGATGCCATCTCCTGCGTCTGCTTGGTGTGGGGTTTCGGTTTGTCTGGTGATGTGAAAAGCTCGATCGCGATAATTGACTGTGAAACCGAGATGTTTTAAGGTTATGAACCCGAGTTTGAGCGAGGTGTCGCTGATGCCGAGTTTTTGAATCAGTTGTTGTCTGGTGACTGGTTTGTTGGTGCGGCTGAGGTATTTGGCGATGCCGATGAGCTGTTGGCAGATTTGCTGTGGGGGCACGGCTGGGGGTAAACTGTAAGCGACGGCGAGCTTTTTTTGAGCGTGCTGTGCTTGCCGAAACCAGATGCGGAGTTCGTCCCAACTTGCGGGGCATTCTTTGAGGACGATCGAGTTTTGGCGATCGAGTATTTCTGAACTCTCCACTAGATTTTCTGTGGCTATTTGAGTTTCGGAGTTGGTACTGGCTGCTAACAACTCTGCGGCGTTATTGGTGTTGCGCCAGTCTACGATCCAGTCTATTTTAGTCTGGGAATTGATTTTGCTGTGTTCGGCGCGCGATCGTACTGCGAGGAGGCGCACTTCATACCGCGATTTGTAAGTATTAAAATCGAGTTCGACTGTGGCATCGCAGCGGCCTTGAGGAACTTCGTTTTGATAGTGTCCCCACCAAATGCCGGAAAATCCTGTATCGCTAGACTCATCTCTAATAGTAAATTCAGTTTTGATATATTCTACTTTTTGCCCTTTCAAGTCTTTAATTTTTTGATTCCAGAGATTGTCAAACCAACAATTTTCAATCATCAACTTGGGTGGCGGGTTGCCCATGCCGCAGGGTTCGAGCAATTTTAGTTCTTGAAATAACTCTTTACCTAATTCGGATACAGTAACTGTGAGGTCGGCTATAACCGGGGCTGCTGTTAAACTTTCCGGGCTGTATTTTTGGCGCAGTTGTTGATTGACTGCATCGGTAAATAAGGGAATATTTTCAACTGGGAGACTCAATCCGGCGGCGAAGGGATGACCGCCGAACCTGTCCAATAAATGTGCTTGAG includes:
- a CDS encoding serine/threonine phosphatase, which gives rise to MSCESRPKLLAHNSPFQNPKLPHRFHSIAHLQFKTPMLLCPRCQFENPDQNKFCQQCGNSLIYKPCPQCDAQVAVSAKECQNCGVATGQVWRAIIRGRSSFSAVEPDEQTPRPPELAQKPDTVPQTPPATDSREPIDAISTQITDGAATAPGPDTAEVTAKTDSEIAVGAIAPTSFQTNQKISTTEPQGEITPSQNTFTTSPGPEPTQEPTNSPEGAVAQSPQIPAPNAEYLISAQPAGTYLDSQQRYQLLETLPPRKPSDTVAVTVLDCQPLQMSPLKAMLAANSASVAKRTSPYTTPLKAGENSTNWALAELCQGTAEPYLALRWQFSHNLPVIHDSWSDDQQAVLLLEDCSQSPLLVERWSQPETSTQQIVYWLHEMTELWAALEPWHCRQSLLELTNLRVNPDSSFSFASVRLQYLYPEPPGSNLQLIDLGQLWQAIFNQSDRTQFGALLELLQQMYRGEINTIEELRSRLETVPLELQPAPAPTSTPESELYQSPSPSPSEVVGEVLTQPMPVQIYSLQEAGLTDVGRTRDHNEDFFSIGTQLNKLETSFGRIFQTKGLYILCDGMGGHDSGEVASQLAAETLREFFQTSWENQLPQAETIRQGVLLANKAIFEINQKDGRSGSGRMGTTLVTVLVQDTKFAVAHVGDSRLYRLRKGQPLEKITSDHEVGQREIKRGVDPETAYSRPDAYQLTQAIGPRDSNFLKPDVQFLDLCEDTLLILASDGLTDNDLLETHWQSTLEPLFNPQADLDRGVAELIELANKRNGHDNITAIIIRAQVGPFRF
- a CDS encoding IS607 family transposase, producing MAKYVKPNEAANTLGVCLRTLRRWEANGNISTVKTPSGQRRYDIEKFIKKESEPDSRRATVVYARVSTRPQKADLDRQVERLSTLYPGAEVVKEVGGGLNLRRKGLINILGRVLRGDIAIIVVAHKDRLARFGFDIIEWLCEQFDCKIVVLNQISLSPHAELVQDIVAILHSFSSRLYSIRRLENQIKQELQVESKAQEGEEVAQQNT
- a CDS encoding FHA domain-containing serine/threonine-protein kinase, whose amino-acid sequence is MLLTLLDPEKNTPLQQWSFESESIVRIGRSPENQVVIPNALVSRQHVELQRVKSGADPQWYLVNSGTNGTFVNGILVSQGWISDGALIQLARGGPILHFQSMTIELGGKIAANPTLNLAAQRCTHAGNPPANLFCIHCGEPIKVDRAVRNYQVLRTLGQGGMGTTTLAWDREKAKAQQPGSSPAASLVVLKEMNADMAQIVKAQELFEREAKTLKALHHPGIPQFFDFFVEGGKKYLVMEMLHGEDLEKRIYNRGPVSPQQAIEWTIQTCEVLDYIHSQKPPIVHRDIKPANLLVRHRDNSITVLDFGAVKEIGTPPGTRIGVEGYTAPEQDRGQPLPQSDLYAIGPTLIFLLTGQSPQKFYGKIARGYGFKLENIPTIAPKLRDTILRTTATKPGDRFQTAKQLARALADCL
- a CDS encoding transposase, which produces MKTKSSRSYKSNPRHKKEKKSPNKTLKIRVDPELVLHQKWKSWLSASRYCYNKAIAALKAGEKITSAYSLRDYVLGLDLPDWVKSAPSHPKENAIFDAWDAWKQAKFVKGEANFRSCRQPSQSIKFHKVNFNGETWFPSLVKGLSFRSTEPIQKTEFATQLIRDKKRWFACIPVTEEVRTKELDKVIALDPGVRTFLTGYDGDSFQEFGKADIGRIQRLCSHLDKLMGPVSKASRKQKRRMLEAASKLRIRIRDLVDECHKQVVNYLTSQYKVILLPTFETSQMVVKSKRKLRTKTARQMLTWGHYRFECHLKQSAKKRGVVVIDVNESYTSKTCTKCGHKHSKLGGSKTFKCPNCGHEHDRDWGGARNIMIRALRDGYESSLYQ
- a CDS encoding DUF4327 family protein, with the protein product MSQQVIQPMVKFQRQVHSLVTSDIIKPTDSIWKIALLYGDEWPYWKQQLLEFDFSMQDPVSELIAVEAWDEE